Proteins co-encoded in one Malus domestica chromosome 09, GDT2T_hap1 genomic window:
- the LOC103443232 gene encoding LOW QUALITY PROTEIN: receptor-like protein kinase (The sequence of the model RefSeq protein was modified relative to this genomic sequence to represent the inferred CDS: inserted 1 base in 1 codon), whose amino-acid sequence MQLSLSNFFFLLLFFFSVPIPLVSSLSSDGVALLSLLKHWTIVPTPISSTWNASDSNPCQWVGIQCDKSHNVVALNLTGLGISGQLGPEVASFRFLQTLSLGSNNFSGKIPTGLANCTLLEYLDLSVNGFSGEIPEPLFSISGLVYIYLYENSLNGSIPANVGNLSKLEELYLGDNQLSGVLPKSLNNLGNLVYLEVSGNHLEGRIDLGSGDCKNLFFLDLSRNQFSGGLPSSLGNCGNLAQFAAVSSNLVGTIPSSFGQLEKLELLYLPDNRLSGKIPPELSKCTSLTGLHLYTNQLEGEIPSELGMLTKLQDLELFENRLTGEIPISIWKIQSLQHILLYNNSLTGELPVEMTELKQLQNISLFNNLFSGVIPQGLGINSSLVQLDFLNNNFTGTIPPNLCHGKRLRVLTMASNRLQGSIPSDVGNCSTLWRLKLEQNNLSGALPEFAENPNFDYMDISSNEISGAIPSSLGNCGNLTTINLSANKLTGAIPPELGILQXLRTLVLFQNNLVGSLPPQLSKCTKMDKFDVRSNLLNGSIPSILRSWTGLSTLILSDNSFTGGIPTFLSDFEKLSELQLGGNLFGGVIPPSIGALQSIFYALNLSNNGLTGPIPPELGKLIRLQQLDLSHNNLTGTLKVLDGMSSLTEVNISDNNFTGPVPETLMKLLNSSPSSFLGNPYICVNNLPSCGSTCAGNSSFKPCNGPPSNRKGLSKVQLAFIALGSSIFVVFVLYGLIYLFLWRKKAKHDLEISAQEGPSALLNKVLEATENLNGHYIIGRGAHGTVYKASLATDKDYAVKKLQFAGHEGTRLSMVREIQTLGSIRHRNLVRLEDFWLRKDHGLILYRYMQNGSLHDVLHEIEPPPTLEWSVRYRIALGTAYGLEYLHYDCDPPIVHRDIKPMNILLDSDMEPHIADFGIAKLLDHQSSAPTTSIAVVGTTGYIAPENAFRTAKGVESDVYSYGIVLLELITRKKALDPSFMEQTDIAGWAKSVWSSTQQIDQIVDSSLKEELLDSTTMDQVIEVLMVAFRCTEKDPKRRPTMRAVIKQLLDADSQVRSTKG is encoded by the exons ATGCagctttctctctcaaatttcttcttcttattgttGTTCTTCTTTTCTGTGCCCATACCTCTTGTATCTAGCTTGAGCTCTGATGGGGTGGCACTGTTGTCCCTCCTCAAGCACTGGACTATAGTCCCAACCCCAATATCCTCCACCTGGAATGCCTCTGATTCCAATCCTTGCCAATGGGTTGGAATCCAGTGTGATAAATCCCACAATGTGGTTGCCTTAAACCTCACCGGGTTAGGAATTTCTGGCCAATTGGGTCCTGAAGTTGCCAGCTTTAGGTTTTTGCAGACTCTTTCTTTGGGTTCCAACAACTTTAGTGGCAAAATCCCAACCGGCTTGGCCAATTGTACTTTACTTGAGTACTTGGACTTGTCGGTAAATGGTTTTTCTGGTGAAATCCCTGAACCCTTGTTTTCGATTTCCGGCTTGGTCTATATTTATCTGTATGAGAATAGTTTGAATGGTTCCATCCCTGCAAATGTTGGGAATTTAAGTAAATTGGAGGAGTTGTATCTGGGTGATAACCAGTTGAGTGGAGTCCTGCCTAAGAGTCTGAACAATCTTGGGAACCTAGTGTATCTTGAAGTTAGTGGGAACCATCTCGAGGGTAGGATTGATTTGGGTTCTGGGGATTGCAAGAATTTGTTTTTCTTGGATTTGTCACGCAATCAGTTTAGTGGAGGTCTTCCATCAAGCCTGGGAAATTGTGGTAATTTAGCACAGTTTGCTGCTGTGAGTAGCAACTTAGTGGGGACTATCCCGTCGTCCTTCGGCCAACTAGAGAAGCTTGAACTTCTGTACCTTCCTGATAACCGTTTGTCTGGGAAAATACCTCCTGAACTTAGTAAGTGTACGTCCTTGACCGGACTACACTTGTATACGAACCAACTAGAGGGAGAAATTCCTAGTGAATTGGGGATGCTGACCAAATTGCAGGATCTTGAATTGTTCGAGAACAGGTTAACTGGTGAAATCCCAATTAGCATTTGGAAGATTCAGAGTCTTCAGCACATCCTTCTGTACAATAATAGCCTCACGGGGGAGCTGCCTGTAGAGATGACTGAGCTGAAGCAGCTGCAGAATATTTCGTTGTTTAACAACCtgttttctggagttatacctCAAGGTCTGGGGATTAACAGCAGTCTAGTGCAGTTAGATTTTCTGAATAATAACTTCACTGGTACAATCCCTCCAAATCTTTGCCATGGAAAGCGATTAAGGGTGTTGACTATGGCTTCCAATCGACTTCAAGGCTCCATACCTTCTGATGTTGGAAATTGCTCCACTCTTTGGAGGTTGAAGCTTGAACAGAATAACCTCAGTGGAGCTCTCCCGGAATTTGCAGAAAATCCAAACTTCGATTACATGGACATCAGCAGCAATGAGATTAGTGGAGCTATTCCATCAAGCTTGGGAAACTGTGGCAACCTCACAACTATCAATTTGTCCGCAAACAAGTTAACTGGAGCTATACCGCCGGAGCTGGGGATCTTGC AGCTCCGTACATTGGTTCTTTTCCAGAACAATTTGGTTGGTTCTCTGCCTCCTCAACTATCTAAGTGTACCAAAATGGATAAGTTTGATGTGCGGTCCAACTTGTTGAATGGCTCCATTCCGTCAATTCTGAGAAGTTGGACAGGTTTATCAACACTGATTTTAAGCGACAACAGCTTCACTGGTGGCATCCCAACTTTCTTGTCAGACTTCGAAAAGCTTTCAGAGCTACAACTTGGTGGAAATCTTTTCGGAGGTGTGATTCCACCATCAATTGGAGCATTGCAGAGTATCTTTTATGCATTAAATCTTAGCAACAATGGATTGACAGGTCCGATTCCTCCGGAGCTAGGGAAGCTGATAAGGCTACAACAATTAGATCTTTCTCATAACAATTTGACAGGGACTTTAAAAGTGCTCGACGGTATGAGTTCACTAACTGAGGTTAATATTTCAGACAACAACTTCACAGGCCCCGTACCAGAGACGTTGATGAAGCTGTTGAACTCATCCCCATCGTCATTTTTGGGCAATCCCTACATATGTGTCAATAACCTTCCATCATGTGGCTCAACGTGCGCAGGAAACAGCAGTTTTAAGCCTTGCAACGGCCCACCAAGCAACCGGAAAGGCCTTAGTAAAGTGCAACTTGCATTTATAGCTCTAGGATCCTCGatatttgttgtttttgtgCTTTATGGGCTGATTTATCTGTTCCTCTGGCGCAAAAAGGCCAAGCACGATCTTGAGATCTCAGCTCAAGAGGGGCCATCTGCCTTGCTGAACAAGGTACTGGAGGCTACAGAAAACCTGAATGGTCACTATATCATTGGGAGAGGAGCCCATGGAACAGTCTATAAGGCCTCCTTGGCGACAGACAAAGATTATGCAGTCAAGAAGCTTCAATTTGCAGGGCACGAAGGAACGCGTTTGAGCATGGTTCGAGAAATTCAAACCCTTGGGTCAATTAGGCACCGGAATCTGGTTAGATTGGAAGACTTCTGGTTAAGAAAAGACCACGGTTTAATCTTGTATAGGTACATGCAAAATGGGAGCCTTCATGATGTTTTACATGAAATTGAACCCCCACCAACTCTTGAGTGGAGTGTTCGCTACAGGATAGCGCTTGGAACTGCATACGGGTTGGAATATCTCCATTATGATTGTGATCCCCCGATAGTGCATCGAGACATCAAACCTATGAACATCCTCTTGGACTCTGATATGGAGCCCCATATTGCTGATTTTGGCATTGCTAAACTTCTGGATCACCAATCTTCTGCACCAACGACATCCATTGCGGTTGTGGGTACAACCGGATATATTGCACCAG aaaatgcatttagaaCGGCAAAGGGCGTGGAATCTGATGTGTACAGTTACGGGATTGTTTTACTTGAGCTGATAACTAgaaagaaggcattggatccatCATTTATGGAGCAAACTGACATTGCAGGATGGGCCAAGTCAGTGTGGAGCAGCACGCAACAAATTGATCAGATCGTCGATTCAAGCCTTAAGGAGGAACTTCTGGATTCAACGACCATGGATCAAGTTATCGAGGTGCTTATGGTGGCTTTCAGATGTACTGAGAAAGATCCGAAAAGGAGGCCCACGATGAGAGCTGTTATCAAGCAATTGTTAGATGCAGATTCCCAAGTGAGAAGCACAAAAGGCTAG
- the LOC103443233 gene encoding exocyst complex component EXO84B-like: MASAKTARSRGTPVKENGVKLQEGLNVFKSDKFDTQGYVQSRCSLNEKEIRQLCSYLLDLKRASAEEMHRSVYANYSAFIRTSKEISDLEGELSSIRNLLSTQAALIHGLAEGVKIDSLSKSVPEGSSKNGLSISEYRDPTDLEKWLVEFPDLLDVLLAERRVDEALDALDEGERVAAEAKQLKTLDQALLVSLQTSIVERRQKLADQLAEAACQPSTRGGELRAAISALKRLGDGPRAHSLLLNAHFQRYQYNMQSLRPSSTSYGGAYTAALSQLVFSAIAQAAGDSSAIFGKEPNYTSELVMWAIKQTEAFASLIKRHALASSAAAGGLRAAAECVQIALGHCSLLEARGLALCPVLLKLFRPSVEQALDANLKRIEESTAALAAADGWVLTYPPTATRQPGRPSTTSLGNMTAFQHKLTSSAHRFNFMVQDFFEDVGPLLSMQMGGQTLEGLFQVFNSYVSMLIKALPGSMEEEANFEGSGNKIVSIAENEPQQIALLANASFLAEELLPRAAMKLSPLNQVAYKDDLRRRSSDRQNRHPEQREWKRRLASSVDRLKDSFCRQHALDLIFTEDGDSHLTADMYINMDGNADEVDWFPSLIFQELFVKLNRMANIAAEMFVGRERFATLLLMRLTETVILWLSEDQSFWDDIEDGPPLGPLGLQQFYLDMKFVICFASQGRYLSRNLNRAINEIISKAMAAFSATGMDPNSVLPEDDWFNEVCQDAIERLSGKPKAVNGDRDLNSPTASVSAQSISSVRSHGSS, from the exons ATGGCTTCGGCGAAGACGGCCCGGTCGAGAGGCACGCCGGTCAAAGAGAACGGCGTCAAGCTCCAGGAAGGCCTCAATGTCTTCAAGTCTGACAAGTTCGATACCCAGGGCTACGTCCAGTCACGATGCTCCCTCAACGAGAAG GAAATAAGACAATTATGTTCGTATCTTTTGGACTTAAAGAGAGCTTCCGCCGAGGAAATGCATAGAAGTGTCTATGCTAACTATTCGGCATTCATACG CACCTCCAAAGAGATATCAGATTTGGAGGGGGAGCTATCTTCTATCAGAAACCTGCTATCCACTCAAGCTGCTTTGATTCATGGTCTAGCTGAGGGAGTAAAAATCGATTCCCTTTCTAAATCTGTCCCTGAAGGTTCTAGTAAAAATGGTTTATCAATTTCTGAATATAGAGATCCTACTGACCTGGAGAAATGGTTAGTAGAATTTCCCGATCTCTTGGATGTTCTGTTGGCCGAAAGGAGAGTGGATGAAGCTTTAGATGCCCTGGATGAAGGTGAACGCGTGGCCGCTGAAGCAAAACAACTGAAGACGCTGGATCAAGCTTTGCTTGTGTCTCTGCAGACTTCTATTGTTGAACGCAGGCAAAAGTTAGCTGATCAGCTTGCTGAGGCTGCTTGCCAGCCTTCTACCCGAGGTGGTGAACTTCGTGCAGCTATCTCAGCACTGAAAAGGCTTGGGGATGGCCCTCGGGCACACAGTTTGCTGCTCAATGCACATTTCCAAAGATATCAGTATAATATGCAAAGCCTTCGTCCATCGAGCACTTCATATGGAGGAGCTTATACTGCTGCACTCTCACAGTTGGTGTTCTCTGCTATTGCTCAAGCTGCTGGTGATTCTTCGGCGATATTTGGCAAGGAACCAAATTATACTTCTGAGCTTGTGATGTGGGCAATAAAGCAAACTGAGGCTTTTGCCTCTCTTATTAAAAGACATGCATTAGCTTCATCAGCTGCTGCTGGGGGGTTAAGAGCTGCCGCAGAGTGTGTTCAAATAGCATTAGGCCATTGTTCCTTGTTGGAAGCTCGTGGTTTGGCACTTTGTCCTGTGCTTTTGAAACTCTTTAGGCCTAGTGTTGAACAAGCACTAGATGCTAATTTAAAAAGAATTGAGGAAAGCACCGCGGCCTTAGCTGCTGCTGATGGCTGGGTACTTACATATCCTCCAACCGCTACACGGCAACCTGGCAGGCCTTCAACTACATCCCTCGGTAATATGACAGCATTCCAACATAAACTTACAAGTAGTGCACATCGGTTCAATTTCATGGTCCAG GATTTCTTTGAGGATGTAGGACCATTGCTCAGTATGCAGATGGGCGGTCAGACATTGGAGGGTTTGTTCCAAGTATTTAATTCATATGTGAGCATGCTCATAAAAGCATTACCGGGTTCAATGGAGGAAGAAGCAAACTTTGAAGGTTCTGGGAATAAAATTGTTAGCATAGCCGAGAATGAACCCCAACAAATTGCTTTGCTGGCAAATGCATCCTTTTTAGCAGAAGAACTACTTCCACGTGCAGCCATGAAGCTGTCTCCACTGAATCAGGTTGCTTACAAGGATGATCTACGTAGAAGATCATCAGATAGGCAAAACCGGCATCCTGAGCAAAGGGAGTGGAAGAGGCGGCTTGCCAGCTCGGTTGATAGATTAAAAGATAGTTTCTGTCGTCAGCATGCTCTAGATCTCATTTTTACAGAGGATGGTGATAGCCATCTTACTGCTGACATGTACATAAACATGGATGGGAATGCAGACGAGGTTGATTGGTTCCCATCCTTAATATTCCAG GAACTTTTTGTAAAACTAAACAGAATGGCCAACATAGCAGCAGAAATGTTTGTAGGCAGGGAAAGATTTGCTACATTGCTTCTAATGAGACTAACGGAAACTGTCATATTGTGGCTCTCGGAAGACCAGAGCTTTTGGGATGATATTGAGGATGGGCCACCTTTAGGTCCTCTTGGCTTACAACAA TTCTATCTGGATATGAAGTTTGTCATATGCTTTGCTTCTCAAGGTCGTTACCTATCTCGAAATTTGAATCGAGCTATTAACGAGATCATATCTAAAGCCATGGCAGCATTTTCTGCAACAGGCATGGATCCCAATAG TGTCCTTCCGGAAGATGACTGGTTCAATGAAGTCTGTCAAGATGCAATTGAAAGATTAAGTGGGAAACCAAAAGCCGTGAACGGGGATCGGGATCTTAATAGCCCGACCGCCTCTGTTTCAGCACAATCAATCTCATCTGTTAGATCTCATGGGAGTTCCTGA
- the LOC103443236 gene encoding ATP synthase subunit epsilon, mitochondrial produces MSSNAAAPFWRAAGMTYITYSNICANLVRNCLKEPYKTEAISRERVHFAVSKWAEGKPEKPTIRTDTPEA; encoded by the exons ATGTCATCGAACGCAGCGGCACCGTTTTGGCGCGCAGCCGGTATGACCTACATCACCTACTCCAACATCTGTGCGAATCTGGTACGGAATTGCCTCAAGGAGCCTTACAAGACCGAAGCCATTTCTCGCGAGAGGGTCCACTTCGCcgtctccaagtgggctgaaggcAAGCCCGAAAAGCCCA CTATTCGTACGGATACACCTGAAGCATGA